In one Sphingomonas sp. AP4-R1 genomic region, the following are encoded:
- a CDS encoding DUF2334 domain-containing protein — translation MLMPEHAARPEKRLLLSIHDVGPRFESEVSRLLDLLGRHARRDRIALLVVPDHWGEAPIRAGSPFAATLRRWAEGGTDIFVHGWFHRDTQDHASPVARLKARHMTAGEGEFLGLDRQTAGRRMRDGRALLEDITGRPVAGFVAPAWLYGEGAMEALGDCGFAVAEDHWKVWSPQNGETLCRGPVLTWASRSRMRIASSLVAAAALPPVLRRMPVARLAVHPGDLGVPALVSSIDRSLARLVRSHRPTRYSELGLSLT, via the coding sequence ATGCTTATGCCTGAGCATGCGGCGCGGCCGGAAAAGCGGCTGCTTCTGTCCATCCACGATGTCGGCCCGCGCTTCGAAAGCGAGGTGAGCCGGCTGCTCGACCTGCTCGGCCGCCATGCCCGCCGCGATCGCATCGCCCTGCTGGTCGTGCCCGATCATTGGGGGGAGGCGCCGATCCGCGCCGGATCGCCGTTCGCGGCCACGCTCCGCCGCTGGGCCGAAGGCGGCACCGACATTTTCGTACATGGCTGGTTCCACCGCGATACCCAAGATCATGCCTCGCCGGTCGCGCGGCTGAAGGCGCGCCACATGACGGCGGGCGAGGGCGAGTTTCTCGGCCTCGATCGCCAGACGGCCGGCCGGCGGATGCGCGACGGGCGCGCTCTGCTGGAGGATATCACGGGCCGTCCGGTGGCGGGCTTCGTCGCGCCGGCCTGGCTCTATGGCGAAGGCGCGATGGAGGCGCTGGGCGATTGCGGGTTCGCGGTGGCGGAGGATCACTGGAAGGTCTGGAGCCCGCAAAATGGCGAGACGCTGTGTCGCGGACCGGTGCTCACCTGGGCCAGCCGCAGCCGGATGCGGATCGCCTCCTCGCTGGTCGCGGCCGCCGCTTTGCCTCCCGTGTTGCGGCGCATGCCGGTGGCGCGGCTGGCGGTCCATCCGGGCGATCTGGGCGTGCCCGCGCTCGTCTCCAGCATCGATCGGTCGCTGGCGCGGCTGGTCCGGTCGCATCGCCCCACCCGATATAGCGAGCTTGGTCTGAGCCTCACCTGA
- a CDS encoding FecR domain-containing protein yields the protein MSARSEIDERLLDEAIAWHQSLEHEDADWDAYLAWLEADAGHREAYDEIALLDRAVDDHAPELKRFVDPQPMIASAPERTKRRPWLYGSVAAALAVAVSIPMLRPAAPDIVYSTGAGQTRRVAIGDGISAELAPSTRLVAMTGDPRTLELASGEAYFDVAHDPSRALSIKAGDFKVTDIGTQFGMTMGGESVRVAVAEGNVSVGAADGAPTRVAAGEQLIALNIDHSATKRTISSKDVGSWRRGRLVYNEAPLSAVAADLSRYSGKTVTVDPALRDRQFSGVIVVGDGSKLFDTLSGLMAISYETHGGVVRLLDPAAR from the coding sequence ATGAGCGCGCGGTCGGAGATCGATGAACGGCTGCTGGACGAGGCGATTGCCTGGCACCAGTCGCTGGAGCATGAGGACGCGGACTGGGACGCCTATCTGGCGTGGCTGGAGGCCGACGCGGGCCACCGCGAGGCCTATGACGAGATCGCGCTGCTGGATCGCGCGGTGGACGATCATGCGCCCGAGCTGAAGCGGTTCGTCGATCCCCAGCCGATGATCGCCTCCGCGCCGGAGCGCACGAAGCGGCGGCCGTGGCTCTACGGTTCGGTCGCGGCGGCGCTGGCGGTCGCGGTGTCGATCCCGATGCTGCGCCCCGCCGCGCCCGACATCGTCTACAGCACGGGTGCCGGGCAGACGCGTCGCGTGGCGATCGGCGACGGCATTTCGGCCGAGCTGGCGCCGTCGACCCGGCTGGTGGCGATGACGGGCGATCCCCGCACGCTGGAGCTGGCGTCGGGCGAGGCCTATTTCGACGTGGCGCACGATCCCTCGCGCGCGCTCTCGATCAAGGCCGGCGACTTCAAGGTCACCGATATCGGCACCCAGTTCGGCATGACGATGGGCGGCGAATCGGTGCGAGTCGCGGTGGCGGAGGGCAATGTCTCGGTCGGCGCCGCCGATGGCGCGCCCACGCGCGTCGCGGCGGGCGAGCAGCTGATCGCGCTGAACATCGATCACAGCGCCACCAAGCGCACCATCTCCAGCAAGGATGTGGGAAGCTGGCGCCGCGGGCGACTGGTCTATAATGAGGCCCCGCTCTCCGCGGTCGCGGCGGACCTGTCGCGCTATTCCGGCAAGACGGTGACCGTGGATCCGGCGCTTCGCGACCGGCAATTTTCGGGGGTGATCGTCGTTGGGGACGGTTCGAAGCTGTTTGACACGCTTTCGGGGCTCATGGCGATTTCCTACGAAACGCATGGCGGCGTCGTGCGCCTGCTGGATCCCGCCGCTCGCTAG
- a CDS encoding glycosyltransferase — MRILTFLHSYEPGGVERIALRLVREWRARGIDAPLFVGRADGTMRDDVGAGLAPIIPPPPRNGLDPARWEAIWMILTLPRVVREQQPDVLFCAGNTYAVIAIALKLLLGPACPPIVAKISNDLRRRDKPWWRRMLYRFYLRVQGRLFDRVIGMEASAVDEICEMLAVHRDRITVIPDPALSHAMIATLRDAPARPMEGGRRFVAVGRLARQKNLPLMLRAFARGAAPEDRLALIGEGPERPRLEALAAELGIAGRVSFPGYHPEPATILCGHDVLLLSSDYEGVPAVVIEALAARLPIVATDCSASMGALLLGGRLGDLVPVRDEALFAGAIARAVPSRQDAALTLRQAERFTIERASDLYLAVMRGSLRRVAKERMPLPVS; from the coding sequence ATGCGGATTCTCACATTTTTGCACAGCTACGAGCCCGGCGGCGTCGAGCGGATCGCGCTGCGGCTCGTTCGTGAATGGCGCGCGCGGGGCATCGACGCGCCTCTGTTCGTCGGCCGCGCCGACGGCACGATGCGCGACGATGTCGGCGCCGGCCTCGCGCCGATCATTCCCCCGCCGCCCCGGAACGGCCTCGATCCCGCCCGCTGGGAAGCGATCTGGATGATCCTCACCCTGCCCCGCGTCGTGCGCGAGCAGCAGCCGGACGTGCTGTTCTGCGCGGGCAACACCTATGCGGTCATCGCCATCGCGCTGAAGCTGCTGCTGGGGCCGGCCTGCCCGCCGATCGTCGCCAAGATCAGCAACGATCTGCGCCGCCGCGACAAGCCGTGGTGGCGGCGCATGCTCTATCGTTTCTATCTGCGCGTGCAGGGCCGCCTGTTCGATCGGGTGATCGGGATGGAGGCCTCCGCCGTCGACGAGATCTGCGAGATGCTCGCCGTCCACCGCGACCGGATCACGGTGATCCCCGATCCGGCCTTGTCCCATGCGATGATCGCCACGTTGCGTGATGCCCCCGCGCGCCCGATGGAGGGCGGCCGCCGCTTCGTCGCGGTCGGGCGGCTCGCCCGCCAGAAGAATCTGCCCCTGATGCTGCGCGCCTTCGCGCGCGGGGCGGCGCCGGAGGATCGGCTGGCGCTGATCGGCGAAGGCCCGGAACGGCCCCGGCTGGAAGCGCTGGCGGCCGAACTGGGCATCGCCGGGCGCGTCTCCTTTCCCGGTTATCATCCGGAGCCGGCGACGATCCTGTGCGGGCATGACGTGCTGCTGCTCTCGTCCGATTATGAAGGCGTGCCCGCCGTCGTGATCGAGGCGCTGGCGGCGCGGCTGCCGATCGTCGCCACCGATTGCAGCGCGAGCATGGGGGCGCTGCTACTGGGCGGGCGGCTGGGCGATCTCGTTCCCGTGCGGGACGAGGCGCTGTTCGCCGGCGCCATCGCGCGCGCCGTGCCGTCGCGGCAGGACGCGGCGCTGACCCTCCGGCAGGCCGAGCGCTTCACGATCGAGCGCGCGTCCGATCTCTATCTCGCGGTCATGCGGGGCTCGCTGCGGCGCGTCGCAAAAGAGCGCATGCCGCTTCCCGTCAGCTGA
- a CDS encoding nuclear transport factor 2 family protein has protein sequence MMTSELEIRAARAGFNRALAEADLGAIGPLLAPDVVLVTGTDSAVISGRKAQLQAWKREFADAARTVYTRTPEAVVVATDHPIAFEQGRWAGIPAAGGEPLATGTYAAKWRWMAGRWVIEAELFVTIV, from the coding sequence ATGATGACGTCGGAGCTGGAGATCCGCGCGGCGCGCGCCGGTTTCAACCGGGCGCTGGCGGAGGCCGATCTCGGCGCGATCGGGCCGCTGCTGGCGCCCGACGTGGTGCTGGTGACGGGCACGGACAGCGCGGTGATCTCCGGCCGGAAGGCGCAGCTCCAGGCCTGGAAGCGCGAATTCGCGGATGCCGCGCGCACCGTCTACACGCGGACGCCCGAGGCGGTCGTCGTCGCGACCGATCATCCGATCGCGTTCGAACAGGGGAGGTGGGCCGGCATTCCGGCGGCGGGCGGCGAGCCGCTCGCGACCGGCACCTATGCGGCCAAGTGGCGCTGGATGGCGGGGCGCTGGGTGATCGAGGCCGAACTGTTCGTCACGATCGTGTGA
- a CDS encoding glycosyltransferase — MRIVDICAFYAPRGGGVKTYVERKLQAARPGEQEIIIVAPGDRDGVVMEAPAGRIISIAAPRFPLDRRYHYFDDEPRLHALLDRLRPDVVEASSPWSSPAMVARWRGPALRSLVMHADPLSAYAYRWFGPVASRRTIDRGFDWFWRHLRRLDDGFDLVVSASAGLSARLRDGGLRKVATVPMGVTPGVFSPDRRDEALRAELLARCGLRPDATLLIGLGRHAPEKRWPMVIEAVTGAGYANPVGLVVLGEGRDRTRVIRATRSNPHIYLGRPETDRQRLATILASADALVHGCEAETFCMVAAEAKASGLPLIVPDQGGASDQFVEGQGARYRACSTTSLAEAIRRFAATMPAHQRAEASRDAAGVMTMDAHFERLFATYAEALAMRTGLRDAA; from the coding sequence ATGCGGATCGTGGATATCTGCGCTTTCTATGCCCCGCGCGGCGGCGGCGTGAAGACCTATGTGGAGCGCAAGCTGCAGGCGGCGCGGCCGGGCGAGCAGGAGATCATCATCGTCGCTCCGGGCGACCGCGACGGCGTGGTGATGGAGGCGCCGGCCGGCCGGATCATCTCGATCGCGGCGCCGCGCTTCCCGCTCGACCGGCGCTATCATTATTTCGACGACGAGCCGCGTCTGCATGCCCTGCTCGATCGGCTGCGGCCGGACGTGGTCGAGGCCTCCTCGCCCTGGTCCAGCCCGGCCATGGTGGCGCGGTGGCGGGGGCCGGCGCTCCGTTCGCTGGTGATGCATGCCGATCCGCTCTCGGCCTACGCCTATCGCTGGTTCGGCCCGGTCGCGAGCCGGCGCACGATCGATCGCGGATTTGACTGGTTCTGGCGTCACCTGCGTCGCCTGGACGACGGCTTCGATCTCGTCGTGAGCGCGAGCGCCGGCCTGTCCGCGCGGCTGCGGGATGGCGGCCTGCGCAAGGTGGCCACGGTACCGATGGGCGTCACGCCGGGCGTCTTCTCGCCCGATCGCCGGGACGAGGCGCTGCGCGCGGAGCTGCTGGCGCGCTGCGGGCTGAGGCCGGATGCCACCCTGCTGATCGGTCTCGGCCGCCATGCGCCGGAAAAGCGCTGGCCGATGGTGATCGAGGCGGTGACCGGCGCGGGCTATGCGAACCCGGTCGGCCTCGTGGTTCTCGGCGAAGGGCGGGATCGCACGCGCGTGATCCGCGCCACGCGCAGCAATCCGCACATCTATCTCGGCCGGCCCGAGACGGATCGCCAGCGCCTCGCCACGATCCTCGCCAGCGCCGATGCGCTCGTCCACGGCTGCGAGGCGGAGACCTTCTGCATGGTCGCGGCCGAGGCGAAGGCGAGCGGCCTGCCGCTGATCGTGCCCGATCAGGGCGGCGCGTCGGATCAGTTCGTGGAGGGGCAGGGCGCCCGCTACCGCGCCTGTTCGACCACGTCGCTGGCCGAGGCGATCCGTCGCTTCGCCGCCACCATGCCCGCCCACCAGCGCGCCGAAGCCAGCCGCGACGCGGCGGGCGTGATGACGATGGACGCCCATTTCGAGCGCCTGTTCGCCACCTATGCGGAGGCGCTGGCCATGCGGACGGGGCTGCGCGATGCTGCTTAG
- a CDS encoding DUF2141 domain-containing protein has translation MIAALLLLASQAIASSPDLGKAEGRCRANEPGPAFLVSVIGLRDRVGLLKLELYPANDPDFLADDNVLLNAGKAFRRVEMPVPAAGPALLCIRAPAPGPYALSLLHDRNGNHRFDLSEDGIGFSANPKLGLSRPAAADATVHAEARPTKLTIVLNYRRGLFSFGPVGG, from the coding sequence GTGATCGCTGCGCTGTTGCTGCTGGCGAGCCAGGCCATCGCCTCCAGCCCGGATCTGGGCAAGGCGGAAGGGCGGTGTCGGGCGAACGAGCCGGGGCCCGCCTTCCTCGTCTCGGTGATCGGCCTCAGGGACCGGGTCGGCCTGCTGAAGCTGGAGCTGTATCCCGCCAACGATCCCGATTTCCTGGCGGACGACAATGTGCTGCTGAATGCGGGCAAGGCCTTCCGCCGTGTGGAAATGCCGGTGCCGGCGGCCGGCCCCGCCTTGCTCTGCATCCGCGCCCCAGCGCCGGGGCCTTACGCGCTGAGCCTGCTGCACGATCGCAACGGCAATCACCGCTTCGATCTGTCCGAGGACGGAATCGGCTTCAGCGCCAATCCGAAGCTCGGCCTGTCGCGCCCGGCGGCGGCCGACGCCACCGTCCATGCCGAGGCGCGGCCGACCAAGCTCACCATCGTACTCAATTATCGTCGCGGCCTGTTCTCGTTCGGGCCGGTGGGAGGATGA
- a CDS encoding endonuclease/exonuclease/phosphatase family protein: MKILVRSALALACLSLLGTTWSWARRDDTYLPAASPSGPGTVSVLTYNVHGAPWPITFGRSAKLRQIADRLQRLRAEGRAPGVIVLQEAFSGDAQVIRKTAGYAYTAVGAGKDEAGAGTMTPFDQVFADGARWWKGETEGKLVGSGLQILSDYPILAVHRMAFPAFACAGWDCLANKGALMVTLAVPGGPPVDVVTTHLNSRHASAVPDARSNYAYGRQVEMLTAFIRAKHDRAHPLIVAGDFNVGPVPPRREALLTEARNWAGDETIRDAMHEYRRDGGRMSADAAFSFHRARDWQFYAAGTTRRIGLLGIEVPFGFEPSGGMLSDHVGYVARYRLDTPAATALATTSGRAKA, from the coding sequence ATGAAAATTCTCGTCAGAAGCGCTTTGGCGCTCGCCTGTCTCTCCCTGCTGGGCACCACCTGGTCATGGGCCCGGCGCGACGACACCTATCTGCCGGCGGCGAGCCCGAGCGGGCCAGGCACCGTCTCCGTGCTGACCTACAATGTGCATGGCGCGCCGTGGCCGATCACGTTCGGCCGCTCCGCCAAGCTGCGCCAGATCGCGGACCGGCTGCAGCGGCTGCGCGCGGAAGGGCGCGCACCCGGCGTCATCGTGCTGCAGGAAGCCTTTAGCGGCGACGCGCAGGTGATCCGCAAGACGGCGGGCTATGCCTATACGGCGGTGGGCGCGGGCAAGGACGAGGCTGGCGCCGGCACGATGACGCCGTTCGATCAGGTGTTCGCGGACGGGGCGCGCTGGTGGAAGGGCGAGACGGAGGGCAAGCTGGTCGGTAGCGGTCTGCAGATCCTGTCCGATTATCCGATCCTCGCCGTCCACCGCATGGCGTTTCCCGCCTTCGCCTGCGCGGGCTGGGACTGCCTCGCCAACAAGGGGGCGCTGATGGTGACGTTGGCCGTGCCGGGCGGCCCGCCGGTGGACGTGGTGACCACGCACCTCAACAGCCGCCACGCCTCGGCCGTGCCCGACGCGCGCTCCAATTATGCCTATGGCCGGCAGGTGGAGATGCTCACCGCCTTCATCCGCGCGAAGCACGACCGGGCCCACCCGCTGATCGTGGCGGGCGATTTCAACGTGGGGCCGGTGCCGCCGCGCCGCGAGGCGCTGCTGACCGAAGCGCGGAACTGGGCCGGCGACGAGACGATCCGCGATGCGATGCACGAATATCGCCGCGACGGCGGCCGGATGAGCGCGGACGCCGCTTTCTCCTTCCACCGCGCGCGTGACTGGCAATTCTATGCGGCCGGGACGACGCGCCGGATCGGCCTGCTGGGGATCGAGGTGCCGTTCGGGTTCGAGCCTTCGGGCGGCATGCTCTCCGACCATGTCGGCTATGTCGCGCGCTACCGGCTGGACACGCCGGCCGCCACCGCGCTCGCTACCACGAGCGGGCGAGCGAAAGCGTGA
- a CDS encoding TonB-dependent receptor, which yields MAASCACWIPPLASLLVTAPAAAAPADDLPFDIAAGTVAASMSAISDKAGVSIGWTAADASVRTRAVKGRMPVADALRAALHGSGLRAVPGGSGTFRIEHAQPFPLIGRRRPIDRPVVAGGGPPPDEDPAAPIIVTGQKRRQLLQGIPASLSRVDLADTDAGKVSLASRDLALSMEGLSLTNLGPGRNRPFIRGVADSPFNGNSQSTVAVQLDEARITFDAPDPDLRLIDMEQVEILKGPQGPLYGSGALGGIYQIVTRKPDLTDIAGAVRLSGEAVQHGGIGGGVEGVLNLPIATDSLAIRAVGYDTREGGWIDNIDGRSNANVTTTRGGRLALGWAIDPVWMLDVSGAVQDVNSRDTQYVTDDETVQRYARIAEPADNDFREAAATLRGRIGGLDLLATGSYVDQQVDSILDSSDSSADFGLSGASRFVDQRAYSIANGEVRLSPAGSSRWLLGASYLRSTSRDTGTIEGTTQSLTVESLDRVVTEMAIFGEATVPLWRHISATAGARLYRSVADNEASERHGGTSARFAKFFASPSLSLSWAPSTHHLVYLRYARALRPGGLAAAGEATSRRFDSDELGTFDLGYRGEPIAGMLTLNGSLFHTRWNHIQADYLLSNGLVATRNAGLARITGAEASADLTPAPRWQISAGATYVRALLVKTEDGSKLDDRRLPVTPNITARLTARYEFPLAGWTTRLSAQANYIGRARLFFDEDLDRQMGNYATAQTAAFFSRGRLTIGGRIDNLLDIQGDTFAFGNPFSIMAGRQYTPLRPRTFTLSLARSW from the coding sequence ATGGCGGCGTCGTGCGCCTGCTGGATCCCGCCGCTCGCTAGCCTGCTCGTCACCGCACCCGCCGCCGCTGCGCCGGCGGACGATCTTCCGTTCGATATCGCCGCCGGCACCGTGGCCGCATCGATGTCGGCCATTTCGGACAAGGCCGGAGTCTCGATCGGCTGGACGGCGGCGGACGCGTCCGTCCGGACCAGGGCCGTCAAGGGCCGCATGCCCGTCGCGGACGCCTTGCGCGCGGCGCTGCACGGCAGTGGCCTGCGTGCCGTTCCCGGCGGCAGCGGCACCTTCCGGATCGAACATGCGCAGCCCTTTCCGCTGATCGGGCGGCGGCGGCCGATCGACCGGCCCGTCGTGGCAGGAGGCGGGCCCCCGCCCGACGAGGATCCCGCCGCGCCGATCATCGTGACGGGGCAGAAGAGGCGGCAATTGCTGCAGGGCATTCCGGCGTCGCTGTCGCGCGTCGATCTGGCCGATACCGATGCAGGCAAGGTCTCGCTCGCCTCGCGCGATCTGGCGCTGTCGATGGAGGGGCTTTCGCTCACCAATCTCGGCCCCGGCCGCAACCGGCCCTTCATCCGCGGCGTCGCGGACAGCCCGTTCAACGGCAACAGCCAGTCGACGGTCGCGGTCCAGCTGGACGAGGCGCGCATCACCTTCGACGCGCCCGATCCCGATCTGCGGCTGATCGATATGGAGCAGGTCGAGATATTGAAGGGGCCGCAGGGCCCGCTCTACGGCTCCGGCGCGCTCGGCGGCATCTACCAGATCGTCACGCGCAAACCCGATCTGACCGACATAGCGGGGGCCGTGCGCCTCAGCGGCGAAGCCGTCCAGCATGGCGGCATCGGCGGCGGGGTGGAGGGGGTGCTGAACCTGCCGATCGCGACGGACAGCCTCGCCATCCGCGCCGTGGGCTATGACACGCGCGAGGGCGGCTGGATCGACAATATCGACGGCCGCAGCAATGCGAACGTCACCACCACGCGCGGCGGCAGGCTGGCGCTGGGCTGGGCGATCGATCCGGTGTGGATGCTGGACGTGTCGGGCGCGGTGCAGGACGTGAACAGCCGCGACACTCAATATGTGACGGACGACGAGACGGTGCAGCGATACGCGCGCATTGCCGAGCCCGCCGACAATGATTTCCGGGAAGCCGCCGCCACGCTGCGCGGGCGGATCGGCGGCCTCGATCTGCTCGCCACCGGCAGCTACGTGGATCAGCAGGTGGATTCGATCCTCGATTCCTCGGATTCCTCGGCGGATTTCGGCCTGTCCGGTGCCAGCCGCTTCGTCGACCAACGCGCTTATTCGATCGCCAACGGCGAAGTCCGCCTTTCGCCCGCAGGCTCGTCCCGCTGGCTGCTCGGCGCCTCCTATCTGCGCTCCACCAGCCGCGACACCGGCACGATCGAGGGCACGACGCAGTCCCTCACCGTCGAGAGTCTCGATCGCGTCGTGACGGAGATGGCGATCTTCGGCGAGGCGACGGTCCCGCTCTGGCGGCATATCAGCGCCACGGCGGGCGCGCGCCTCTATCGCAGCGTGGCGGATAATGAGGCGAGCGAGCGCCACGGCGGCACGTCGGCACGCTTCGCCAAATTCTTCGCGTCTCCGAGCCTGTCCCTGTCATGGGCGCCGTCCACCCACCACCTCGTCTATCTGCGCTACGCCCGCGCGCTGCGGCCGGGCGGCCTCGCCGCCGCCGGCGAGGCGACGTCGCGGCGATTCGATTCCGATGAACTGGGCACGTTCGATCTCGGCTATCGCGGAGAGCCGATCGCCGGCATGCTCACGCTCAACGGCAGCCTGTTCCATACGAGATGGAACCACATCCAGGCCGATTATCTGCTGAGCAACGGGCTGGTCGCGACACGCAATGCGGGCCTCGCGCGGATCACCGGCGCCGAGGCCAGCGCGGACCTGACGCCGGCGCCGCGCTGGCAGATCAGCGCGGGCGCCACCTATGTGCGTGCGCTGCTGGTGAAGACCGAGGACGGATCGAAGCTGGACGACCGGCGCCTGCCGGTGACGCCGAACATCACGGCGCGCCTGACCGCGCGCTACGAATTTCCGCTGGCGGGATGGACGACGCGGCTGTCCGCGCAGGCCAACTATATCGGCCGCGCCCGCCTCTTCTTCGACGAGGATCTCGATCGCCAGATGGGCAATTATGCCACCGCCCAGACCGCCGCCTTCTTCTCGCGCGGGCGGCTCACGATCGGCGGGCGGATCGACAATCTGCTCGACATTCAGGGCGATACCTTCGCCTTCGGCAATCCCTTTTCGATCATGGCCGGGCGGCAATATACGCCGCTCCGCCCGCGCACCTTCACGCTTTCGCTCGCCCGCTCGTGGTAG
- a CDS encoding RNA polymerase sigma factor gives MEQDTSQELAALYGVYRADLLRFLIARTGDRGEAEDLLQELWIKVRQSAGAPVANGRAYLYRIAQNMVVDRLRESQRRSRRERLWSDEATGHQPSGVETADVRRNAEEAILDREEIAQLASAIATLPEGARRAFELHKIEGLSHADVAARLGISKSGVEKHMAVAMKYLRRAMLD, from the coding sequence ATGGAGCAGGATACGTCACAGGAACTGGCGGCGCTCTACGGAGTGTACCGGGCCGATCTTCTGCGCTTCCTCATTGCCCGCACCGGCGATCGGGGCGAGGCCGAGGATCTCCTTCAGGAACTCTGGATCAAGGTCCGCCAGTCGGCCGGCGCTCCGGTGGCGAACGGACGCGCCTATCTCTATCGCATCGCGCAGAACATGGTGGTCGATCGGCTGCGCGAGAGCCAGCGCCGGTCCCGGCGCGAGCGGCTGTGGAGCGACGAGGCGACCGGCCATCAGCCCTCCGGGGTCGAGACGGCCGACGTGCGCCGCAATGCCGAGGAGGCGATCCTCGATCGGGAGGAGATCGCGCAGCTCGCCTCCGCGATCGCCACGCTGCCGGAGGGCGCCCGCCGCGCCTTCGAACTGCACAAGATCGAGGGGCTGAGCCACGCCGACGTGGCCGCGCGGCTGGGCATTTCGAAGAGCGGCGTCGAGAAGCATATGGCGGTCGCGATGAAATATCTGCGCCGCGCGATGCTGGACTGA
- a CDS encoding HAD-IIIC family phosphatase produces the protein MSEYASLKIFEATAAIKLVVWDMDDTFWHGTLSEGGVTLIDRNISIVRELVDRGIMSSISSKNEHEAVKQVLADAGIWDLFVFPQISWNAKGGALETIINHANLRADNILFVDDNPINLEEIRFRFPTMMVAHPDEVLEGLLDLPQAKGKDDRKHSRLEQYKNLEKKVSEQTGTTLSNEDFLRQCEVKLSFDFDVEAHFDRIVELVNRSNQLNYTKVRLETDEAIADFRAKLQRHDIMSAAISARDRYGDHGMIGFYMQHKDERQNRLIHYVWSCRMMNAGLEQYVYERIGSPDITVAEPVSNPIVTFPKIDWIEEVAANDDGGASALAAQQLLLIGSCDLSAVASYCSRDRREYVNAVKNDIMTRCDDFGFILNDPAKVAASSVIETLPAWGRDEFLDFHRELPQRDVVIISLSAALRGAHLVTSDDVVVRVHPNGLGEHIDAHPWEEFLAPCSFYGLDLTQKLALLNESFDHVRRTAKPGAQIFVLGANTRDAAMPLSATDRELMTTYNAVCEAYCAPLADWHYVSIDAVVPKEQLVDDRHYTRIGYFAIATDINRRIAEAAPAIEAAGEAPHAAAASGRPFDLVKAIRAGQRLSRFTVFGPERKDQGMIALSRRVLNRSLKRVVAAVR, from the coding sequence ATGTCCGAGTATGCGAGCTTGAAGATCTTCGAAGCGACCGCCGCGATCAAGCTCGTCGTCTGGGACATGGACGACACCTTCTGGCACGGAACTCTGTCGGAAGGCGGCGTCACGCTGATCGACCGCAACATATCTATCGTCCGCGAGCTGGTCGATCGCGGCATCATGTCCTCCATCTCGTCCAAGAACGAGCATGAGGCGGTGAAGCAGGTGCTGGCGGACGCCGGCATCTGGGACCTGTTCGTCTTCCCCCAGATTTCGTGGAACGCCAAGGGCGGCGCGCTCGAGACGATCATCAACCACGCCAATCTGCGCGCGGACAACATCCTGTTCGTCGACGACAATCCGATCAATCTGGAAGAAATCCGCTTCCGCTTCCCGACGATGATGGTCGCGCATCCGGATGAGGTGCTGGAAGGGCTGCTCGATCTGCCGCAGGCCAAGGGCAAGGACGATCGCAAGCATTCCCGCCTCGAACAGTACAAGAATCTCGAGAAGAAGGTGTCCGAGCAGACCGGCACCACGCTCAGCAACGAGGATTTCCTGCGCCAGTGCGAGGTGAAGCTCTCGTTCGATTTCGACGTGGAGGCGCATTTCGATCGCATCGTCGAACTGGTGAACCGGTCGAACCAGCTCAATTACACGAAGGTGCGGCTGGAGACGGACGAGGCCATCGCCGATTTCCGGGCGAAGCTGCAGCGCCACGACATCATGTCCGCCGCCATCTCGGCCCGCGACCGCTACGGCGATCACGGCATGATCGGCTTCTACATGCAGCATAAGGACGAGCGGCAGAACCGCCTGATCCATTATGTCTGGTCGTGCCGGATGATGAACGCCGGGCTCGAACAATATGTGTATGAGCGGATCGGATCGCCCGACATCACGGTCGCCGAGCCCGTCTCCAACCCGATCGTGACCTTCCCGAAGATCGACTGGATCGAGGAGGTCGCCGCGAATGACGATGGCGGCGCGTCGGCGCTGGCCGCGCAGCAATTGCTGCTGATCGGCAGCTGCGATCTGAGCGCCGTCGCCAGCTATTGCAGCCGCGATCGCCGCGAATATGTGAACGCCGTCAAGAACGACATCATGACGCGCTGCGACGATTTCGGCTTCATCCTGAACGATCCCGCCAAGGTCGCCGCCTCGTCCGTGATCGAGACGCTGCCCGCCTGGGGCCGCGACGAATTCCTCGATTTCCATCGGGAGCTGCCGCAGCGCGACGTCGTCATCATCTCGCTCTCGGCGGCTCTGCGCGGCGCGCATCTGGTGACATCGGACGATGTGGTGGTGCGCGTCCACCCCAACGGGCTGGGCGAGCATATCGATGCCCATCCGTGGGAAGAATTCCTCGCCCCCTGCAGCTTCTACGGGCTGGACCTGACGCAGAAGCTGGCGCTGCTGAACGAATCGTTCGACCATGTCCGCCGCACCGCCAAGCCGGGCGCGCAGATCTTCGTGCTGGGCGCCAACACGCGCGATGCGGCCATGCCGCTCTCCGCGACCGATCGCGAACTGATGACCACCTACAATGCGGTGTGCGAGGCCTATTGCGCGCCTCTCGCCGACTGGCATTATGTGTCGATCGACGCGGTGGTGCCGAAGGAGCAGCTGGTCGACGACCGCCATTATACGCGCATCGGCTATTTCGCGATCGCGACCGACATCAACCGCCGGATCGCCGAAGCCGCGCCCGCGATCGAGGCCGCAGGCGAGGCTCCGCATGCGGCAGCGGCCAGCGGCCGACCGTTCGATCTGGTGAAGGCGATCCGCGCCGGCCAACGGCTGAGCCGCTTCACCGTCTTCGGCCCGGAGCGCAAGGATCAGGGCATGATCGCCCTCTCGCGCCGCGTGCTGAACCGCAGCCTGAAGCGGGTCGTCGCCGCCGTCCGCTGA